In the Diorhabda sublineata isolate icDioSubl1.1 chromosome 10, icDioSubl1.1, whole genome shotgun sequence genome, AGGTATCACTTAATTGggtgaattttgaaaaaatttgcttttttaattttatattttcgaatagGCTCTCTAAAGTTTTGACcataatttccacgtgtttctcGTGGTTACTTTTGTTGTAATTTCTATTCCCTAAAGCTGAGATATTCCCAACGGTCGTTCTTAATTACCCACCCTGGTATCTGAAATATTGGATATTGATGCCAGATATTCATCGTAAACAAATAccaaattgttcgaaaaaaagaagaatatgacAGTTGACGTATATATCATTTCAGATTGGCGATTCTCTTTACGACAAAGAAGGGGCTAAAATCGTCAATAAACTATTGGAGAAAGCTAAAGCTAATAACGTCCAGATTCATCTACCTGTCGATTTCATACTTGCCGATGGATTTTCCGAAAACGCCAAGGTAAGTAAACAAacactaaaaaaatttcaaaacagaagtTTCCTATATACAGCTTGTCGTTATTTTAGAGAATTACACCATAAGATACgtcaaatttactaaaaaattgttttatttaaacataaattcGAATATATAGGATGATTCACGGTAATCTATCTCAATTTTTTGTGGtagttacaaaaatttattattgtttggacaattttttaaaactttgtgaTTTATACGAGTTTGCAGGTTTAGAATCAGTATTTTACAcacttcaaaaaaaaactggtGAACtgactagaaaaatattttggatggGATGAGGAATTTTTTATAGAGTGGAATCTTCATTGgaattggccctgatataggagttgaagaagaaaaaatggtTTGTTTCAGTTTGAGGATaagtttttgttgttgttttttcaacttttttttgtttatttctaaaaGGGAAGCGTGCAACAACTATGATTGAAGAGGTAGGATTTTATCTAATGTCTAAAGGGGATTTATCTAAGAAATTAGGTAGTTCACGGGGAGGTCTTCGTATGCTGTTGCAGCTAGCAGTCGTAGGGGCAGATAGGGAGGTTTTTTCTTGGGCTTTTTAGGTAAGGAACCATCTATTGGCGAATCAGGGGGCGAGAAAAGTTTCTTTGGCAGCAGAGTTGTTTAATTCAATGGTACGAATTACATATCGAGCTTGAAGATTATATAGACAGATTGGAATAGGGGGATGTGTCGGTATTGACATAAACGATCTTACTGGGGCTTAATGTAATGGCAGTACCTGCTTCCAGATAGTTAATTTTTCTGTGGATCACGAGCCTCTCTCCCCAAAGTATCAATTAGAACACGAGAATGAACTTTTGTGCATCGATTAAAGCAACCTCCGCCTTTCTAACTGAGAAAGTGGTATTCCTTTTAAAATCTAAATGACATGTGACAACGTTTGGCGTTAATGGGTTGAttaattcttaaattttttaccAAGTTTGTCTATTAAAACCAAAACAATGTATCGTTTGATATTTTCAGACGTGCTCTGCCACCCAAGAAGAAGGAATTCTCGATGGTTGGATGGGACTCGATATCGGTCCTAAAACCATCGAAAAATTCAAAGAACCCATAAGACGCGCCAAAGTTATCGTCTGGAATGGGTAAGttccataaaaacaaaaaaaaattttttcgcatttttttgatttttaacatCTCAATAGACCAGCCGGCGTATTCGAATGGGAAAAATTTGCTAACGGTACCAAAGCTATTATGGATGAAGTTGTAGCCGCTACTGGAAAAGGAGCGATTACCATCATTGGTAAAGTTGAATTCTTCTTCCTTTACTATCTGATAATAAGTCCTCGGGCAGATAAATGCGCTTTATTCGTCAAAAATTCGATATGAgttcaaaaattttcacataacTACAATTTTCCCTTGAATcgctttttcaaatttgaaaacagtTTCCACCAAATGCCAGATTGAATTTAACCAACAATTTTGTGTCACTCTTGTATATAGTTGAGCTATCAGCtcaccatttttaaatttggtcGAACAGAACAACGAACGAAACCGAGCCTAGAGTCAAACGCCCCAACGAACATTTTCATGATCTTTCTAGCGAACGTTCTAGTCGCTAGAACTCAGATTAAGCTCGTAGCAATTCACTTTCCTTTGCACACTCAcactcttttttatttttttttttcgcaagAATACTCATCACAAAAGTCTATCAGCAGCAGTAATATACAGTAATTTTCATCATTAAGTGATTTTCCCTTTCCAAATAATCGATGACCACAATTATGTGTAAATGACATGATATCACATATCTCACCAATTGATTATAACGCTTTTACTCGTTTCCAACAGTTCTTACTTACTTAGAACAATTCTTGCTCGCTTCGAACAATTTTTACTCGTTTGGAGCAGTTTTTATCCGCCTCGAACCATTCTCGCTCGCTTAGAATAGTTTTTGTTCGCTTCGAGCCATTCTCGCGCGAACTGAATAGTTTTTATTCGCTTCGAACAGTTTTTATTCGCCTCGAGCCATTCTCGCTCgcttaaaatagtttttattcgcCTCGACCATTCTCGCTCGAACTGAATAGTTTTTATTCGCTTCGAACAGTTTTTATTCGCCTCGAGTCATTCACGCTCGCTTAGAATAGTTTTCATTCGCTTTGAGCCATTCTCGCTCGCTCCGAAAAGTTTTTATTCGCGTCAAGCCATTCTCGCTCgcttagaataatttttattcgcTTCGAGCCATTGTCGCTCgcttaaaatagtttttattcgcCTCGACCATTCTCGCTCGCTTAGAATAGTTTTTATTCGCTTCGAACAGTTTTTATTCGCTTCGAGCCATTCTCGCTCgcttaaaatagtttttattcgcTTCGACCATTCTCGCTCgcttaaaatagtttttattcgcGTCGAGCCATTGTCGCTCgcttaaaatagtttttattcgcCTCGACCATTCTCGCTCGCTTAGAATAGTTTTTGTTCGCTTCGAGCTATTCTCGCTCGCTCCGATATGTTTTTATTCGCTTCGAACAGTTTTTATTCGCGTCGAGCCATTGTCGCTCGCTCCGAATAGTTTTAGAAGGTACGTAGTTGAGTTTGTTGGTCCTAAACCGTGTACCAGGTACAATTAATGATCGTGAATCAATCTATTTTTAGATGCGAGGGTACATTTGAGGCAGTTTTTACTCGTTTCGACCAATTCTCACTCGCTTCGAACAGTTTTTACTCGTTTGGAACAGTTTATAGTTGCTTGAAACAGTTTTTACTCATTTGGAACAGTTTTTACTTGCTTCGAACAGTTTTCAATCGCTTTGAACTGATTTTAATCGTTTCAAGCAGTTTTTAATCGCTCAGAACTGATCTCAATCATTTCGGGCATTTTTTACTCGCTCGGAACATTTTTTAATCGCTTCGATCAAATTTGAATCGTTTGAAACAGTTTTAATGgcttaaaacagattttaatcTTTTGGAGCAGTTTTCACTCGCTTGGAATAGTTTTTACTCGTTAGGGTCAGTATTTACTCTTTGGGACAGTTTTTCATCGCTTCGAACAGTTTTTACTCTTTGGAACAGTTGTTCATTGCTTCTAATAGTTTTCATTCGGTTGTAGCCGTTTTTACTTGCTTCGAACAGTTTTTACTCGCTTCGAACAGTTTTTACTCATTTGGAGCAGTTATTCATCGCTTCGAACAAACTTCATTCGTTAGAAGTAATTTTCTCTCGCTTCGAATAGTTTTTATTCGTTTGGAACAGTTTTCTATAGTTTCGAACACACTTTATTGGCTAGAAGTAGTTTTCTCTCGCTTCGAATAGCTTTTACTTGTTGGGAGCAGTGTTTATTCTTTGGAACAGTTTTTCATCGCTTCGAACAGTTTTTATTCGTTTGGAGCCATTTTTACTCGCCTCAAACCTCAAACCTCAAACCCCCCACCCCCTCCCCATCTCCAATTAGTAGACAATTGAGTGAGTTGATCACAATGAATCAGTCCGAggatttatttttctattgtgaAACGTATTTTCGCAGTCCAAATTGTACTTATACTCATTTAGGTGGAGGTGATACTGCAACTTGTGCTGCAAAGTGGAAAACTGAAGATAAAGTATCTCACGTGTCCACCGGGGGCGGCGCTAGTCTCGAATTGTTGGAGGGAAAAGTCCTGCCAGGTGTCGCCGCTCTATCCGATGCTTAAATTATAAACCTTCCCCcctagaatattctagaacaTATTTATATTGGTTATTACGATACgtgattcaaaatttaaagtGAAACGTCGaatgtattttcatttctgtttatTATTATGTGTTtagcaaataaattatttaaaatagtttaaagagatttttttgacattaacaatttgtttttttcgtCTCCTTTCCTTCATCGTTTCAACATTAACACGCTTTTATTAGCATCACCTCTACTTTGGACTTACGTTCGCGCCCGCGCTGACGCTCTCGTTGACGTTACGTTCGAGTTCACGTTGTCTAGGCGTTCGAACGCCAACGCGACCGTTTGTGCTTATAATCCACTTGGTAATGTCGCAAACGTGGGCGCCCCCTTAGTCTGATCAATATATGTGTAACGCAAATGGGAGCGTGGGCGCCCTCGTAATCTGTTAATTTGATCTTTAAAGGTCAATTTATAACCTTTTATGATCGcgatttataaacacaaaacaACCCCCGCGCTCGCGTTCCAACGCTTAGTCAACGTGAGCTCGAAACTAACGCCAATGAGAGCGTCAGCGCGGACGCGAACGTAAGCCTTTATAAATCCACCTTAAACGTAAAAGTTTATGAATTTATGTTTCCGTTCGAACATTCGATCTCAGTGTTCGAAATCAAGCACTTCGATAACCTTACCAACTACATCGTGGCGGCTCGAtataagtttcgacgagatgtaggtatataagcagcctttttctttgaaaaaaaaaatactaaaaacacgcttttaaaaCACATCAAACTGAAAAGtagagaataatttttaaaataaatttaaaacaataattaatgaaaGAAACTAGtactatttttcattaatttttgttttaagtttattttaaaaaatattctctacttttcagtttgatttgttttaaaagcgtgtttttagtttttcattttcaaattatattcatCTAATTGGAACCGTACTCGTATAATGGCATCGGTGCTACTTCTCGTCGAAACTTATATCGAGTCGTCACTGTGTAGTTGGCAAGGTGGTCGAACTATAGTTTTCGGGTTTGTAATCGAGAAAAACATGGCAACGGCGCTGTTAAATTACGGTATCTTGAAATATGTTTGTGATAAAAATCAGAATTATACAGGGGGTTCGAAAATCTCACAGTACAGAGTCGTTTCgaggataaataaataatcgtaAAATCAgcatttttcgataaaattttcacacataatctcaaaattaaaatttttaaaaataatcaaaacaaaataattctttttaatttgatatcgtttattatataaatatatatataatgttatataaaaataaatatattttgttaattttttcaacttctttTTAATGTGGAAGATCTGACTTCGAAGACGACCGGTTTTTCTTTCGTGCTCGGCATAAACGAATGGGCCCTTCTCACCTTTTCACCTACGATCGGATAAagtttgttttccaaaatttccttCCTATTTTCGGTGTATTTCATTTGTTGATTAGCGATTTTTAATTGTCTGTCCAAATGTAATCGTTCTTTTTCTAATTGACTCAAACGTTCCTCGGCGCCTAAAATTTACAGACGTACAAAAAAACTGGCAACAGCGCGGCCATCTCCATAGCATATCTCTCATAAAACAATCGAATTGCAATGTTGACAAATGGAAATTAATTATTCCCCATACtgattaatgaaaattaatctcaaatattttcaaaaaaaatccataaatcgaatgaaatttttgatataatgcCGTTTGTCAATAAGGAAAATGTTTATCACAGGTTATACAGAGTTGTCAATGGCGAATTGACAATCTAGTAAACAGGAATACCAATCACCATGTTCAATTTCACTTTACATACGATTTCTAAGGGtgtaatttcgaaattattcactttcgtagtgggattgtggcaaaattaaacaccaaagtgtactaactctaatatattccgagctttcgaatacagatgtattcatcgtctgggaaataattaattgagaattgaggcgttttaaatttcgtttttttctttaaatttcaaaaaacaatattcGAATTGATGCTTAATAGAAgtcaattttaaaagaaaacatgaaatttaATTTCCAGTCGTTGAATAATAAGTATTCGacagctcggaatatattagagtttgtacactttggtgtttaattttgccacaaacCTACTACGAAAACAAAATCGCGTCAAAAATTTTCTGCCATAcataaaacaattattcaatCATGGAgagaactttttttaaatttcatgaacttttttatactttttaatcGCTTGGTATAGTGtaaaaaaccacaaaattaataataaaaaaatgttcttcCTTAGCTGCTTCCCGTatgattggaaaattatttttgtaatgaaagaaaattgtttttcgtgattacgtagtgggattgtggcaaaactaaacaccaaagtgtactaactctaatatatttcagaGCTTTCGAATACagatgtattcatcgtctgggaattgCGGAGctttaaatttcgtttttctttaaaaaattaacttctatcaagcgtcaaatttcttttgaaatcgatgaatttgatgtttttttttaagaaaaaacaaaatttaaaacgcCGCAATTCCTAGATGATGAATACATCAGTATTCGAAAGCatggaatatattagagttagtacactttggtgtttatttttgccacaatcccactactaAAACAATTTGGAGTAGCATTAACACGCAAGAGGACAAGAAGTGCGTGTAGTGGGCTCCAATGCTGGGTAGTCCTTGAACACGagtcaaaaaatcaacttttaatGGTCAACGTTGGAAGcattagttttatataaaaatctaccAAATAATCATATTacgaaatagaaaaatacatgaaaatttctCACATTTTAGTTGAGCTTCTTTTTCCCTTTGGAGTTCCTCATATTCTTTACGTTTCTGTCTTTCTTCTTCGAGTAAAACTCTTTGTTCTTCTTGCAATCTTTCCAATTCTTCACGTTTCTCCCATTCTTCTGCCAATACTCTAGCTTGCAATCTATGTAAATCAATCAACAaccataaatttataatatactaGGGAAATAGGGGAAAAATATAAGGACAAATCTTAACTCACCCCCTTACAATTTCCTCATCTCGTTTCGCTTGAGTTTCTTCTTCTAAAAGTCTTTCAAGTTTAGCTCTCAGTTCCTCCAATTCAATCAATCGTTTAGCTTCCTCTTTAACGACAACTTCCAATTCTTTTGCATGCCCTTCGGCGGCTTGTCTGGCATTTCGTTCTTGTTGTAATTGAAATTTGGCTCTAATCATTTCCTGAATCCTACCTTGTCTTTGTAGCCTTCTCTTAACGGCCTGAAGACGTTGGTAACTTTCATGCTTACCTGTTACAAGGATAAAACCCAGAAAGGTGTGAAAAATCTAAATCAAAAGGTCTTGGCGAAGAGTAAAATCATTACAACCATGGCACCGAGGAAACCGGAAGGCAACTTCATGGCAGACTTACTGAAGACACACTTTCTAGGAAGCTGCTATCGGCTTCAGAAAACAAAACATGAGCAAAGCTCAAGAGAAACCGCAGCTAAAGCTAAACACTTATACAGCACAATATACGAATCAAATGGACTTCCAACCGTTCAAGTCGCCAGTAGTGAATGGAATCTTCTTCAAAGAGGATAGGAAGATTTCCCGCCACACTTGATCCACATTAGTAGAAGCAGTCTAGAGCTGGGGCAGATACCAGAGCATTGGAGTAGCAGCCACATTTCCTTCAGCCCAATCAAAGTGTACCTCCATGTCAATTCGCATACGGGCTAATCTACGGAGACTGCACTGGTACAAACGAATGGAAATCAGATTGATTTGACAACCCAAGAAAACTCCTTCTAAGATATGGAAGGCGCTTTCAAAAATCCACCACATGTGGAGTTTGGTAGAGTACAAACTGTTGAGCAGACTTGTCAATGATATGCCGACTACTTAGTCATCTCCGCAAGATGTAACTCTAGGACTTAGTTTAAAGAGAACTGAACAATACAATAAAATGGTGTGGATCGGTAGGACTAACTGTCCATCAAGCTAGACGAGCGAATCGTTAAGTGGAAAACAGATGGGAAACTTCTGACGTAAAAACCCAATTGGTGTGCAGAAACTTCGCTGGAAGAATTAGGGTTGTAACCCCAAGGAGTTACTGTGAATGTAAACGATAATGGtggggtactagaactagtTTGGTTACCACGAAGAACAATCTTTCGATGGTACAAAAACTGGCTTGCTTATGTCCAACCGGGGTAATGAAATCATGTTCAACAGCTGCACTAAAAGTGATTCTAAATCCCCCAACTCTCCATATTGTATTCGAAAACGTGGTGAGAAAAAAGCCCTTCAAAAATCAGCAATTTTGggacgaaatatcaaaaaactttcGCATTGAGAAAAAGTTTACCTCAATACTATGCTGTAGAAGTGGAATCAGATCAGAAATGCCATAAAATGGTAGAAGGAGGGATCTAAAGCAACAGATAGAACTGGAATGAGAATGTACGAGCTCGGAATCAAACAAACTGAAAACCTGAATCTGTTTTTCAAACAGAAATTTTTGCCATTGTGTTGTTCAATCTAGATAGCAACTATCGATCATCATCCTATCCGACAGTCAAGCTTTGAGCTTctatatcataaaatccaaattcgTTTTGGAGCTAGACAAGAAAAATTACCCTCCAAGGGATTCCAGGAAACACAGGAGTGGATGGAAATGAAATAACTGACCTGAGACCTGAACCTTTCGTGGTTTCACCTACAGAACAAtgtgcaaaggaaaagaaagtTGATAGGGGTAAAACCAATAACTGGGGAGGTTGAAACAAGCAAAAACTTAGCAGATATAATGGAGTATCCAGAAGgatgaaacctctatccacattctttcgaagtgtgaggaactccagagcactacacctggatGCGTACCAAATAGAAGACGAAAATCTCTGgggggttctccagtatcgcagggGGATACgtcactcaataaatcgtgtgactaactaagaaaaacacattcaTCGATGTAATAACCTTCAagatcattccaacgcttctctaacttgtccatgccgtgcttgtagaaatATTTGTCTATATCCTCAAAGTAGGCTTCAGTTTCAATATtaacttcttcatttgagctggtCAGTAATCACTGGGGATCAGATCCGGACTATATGGATCTGACAAtggccatctgtgtgtcagtcgcacgacttattgagtgatgtattGCACGTAGCAGCAACTTAAAGATAGTTTCTAGCGGTATTTACGATTAGCACCTATTgtgaaataaaagtaaataaaaaattacgaaataaatCATATTATATACGAAATATCGATTCTCcttttattaaattacttacCTGAATGTTCGGAGGCAAGTTGTAGAGCCGATACCCATTGTAGTCTACTCATATGATCCGATGTCCCAAATTCAAAAGTTCTTTCAGAACTGTGCAATAAAATTCTATAACCAGCTTTGGGTTCAACTTTACATCCGGGTTCTATCGGTAAAGAACCTTTTCGATCTTTTTCGCTCCTCCCCGTATAATATGCCAATTCTGTCGGTCTTAACACGAACCAATATTCTTTCATAGTGGGAAAAATGTAACCCTTTTTCGAGAGGAATCCTTTTTTTATAACATCCTCGACTATTTTTTGATATACATCGTATATGGCTTCGGTAAGAGCGACCTCGTCtttaatttcaatcaaatatctttaaaaaaatatcaaattgttaTCACACGAATAATTTTCGATCTATCGTACGATgttgattcaaatataaacaaaaatttttgaaaatcgcgCGAAAAATTAATGTGGCAGCACTGGAAGTTAGATTTGCCTGTTTCTAAGCGTAgagaattataaaataatatttttacgtttctaaatcgtcttgattttgggtctcttccgttttaaaatgagtttttttataattcttgacagacagataaaaatttgacgttttcaaCTACAAGACCAAtcgaaatttataggttatgttaaagataattgaaatattacgCTACGTGACTATTCCGCCATATTGGAGACAATTTTCGGCgcttaatttgaaatttttaactaatccaTCAGGTATTACCAACCCCAAATGTCTAAAATTCCTAAAAACATCCCTATATTGAAACTCTATCATAttagtcgaaaaaaaaatgttttctcgttgtttattattgatttaatgCGAAAAAAAATCTAACCTCGATTCTAAAACGGCGATAAAAGGCGCTAATCGGAAATTCCCCATCGATACGCTTAGATTGGAGAAATCTTCTTCGTCGAATTTACACCCTAGAGACGATGAAATATTCTGAGCTATATTACAAACTTCGGAAGGATGCAGTAGAACTT is a window encoding:
- the LOC130449482 gene encoding switch-associated protein 70-like, giving the protein MAVVLENTINCVWLAFESLQQDKSGFVHKSKLKVLTANIGTLLDLYGVERGLEHFRSTSVLNFDQFKYYLQKEVFASLPKTLQHQEIRVYENKIAEVCWLICRKKYLPRDGRILSEDSVFQIFRIFCVLAELVVDHNNDNVYQVLLHPSEVCNIAQNISSSLGCKFDEEDFSNLSVSMGNFRLAPFIAVLESRYLIEIKDEVALTEAIYDVYQKIVEDVIKKGFLSKKGYIFPTMKEYWFVLRPTELAYYTGRSEKDRKGSLPIEPGCKVEPKAGYRILLHSSERTFEFGTSDHMSRLQWVSALQLASEHSGKHESYQRLQAVKRRLQRQGRIQEMIRAKFQLQQERNARQAAEGHAKELEVVVKEEAKRLIELEELRAKLERLLEEETQAKRDEEIVRGLQARVLAEEWEKREELERLQEEQRVLLEEERQKRKEYEELQREKEAQLKCAEERLSQLEKERLHLDRQLKIANQQMKYTENRKEILENKLYPIVGEKVRRAHSFMPSTKEKPVVFEVRSSTLKRS